The sequence below is a genomic window from Cicer arietinum cultivar CDC Frontier isolate Library 1 chromosome 6, Cicar.CDCFrontier_v2.0, whole genome shotgun sequence.
ATTAAGCAGGTCCAAAAAGGAAGGATGATTCAAGTATGATATTGGAACCACAAATCGCTTCTTTTGCAATTCTCCAACATACACTGCCATGTGCCCCTTTGGAACATTGGACTGTTTTCTACTATGAATTGGTTGTGTCGAAGTGGATTTGAATATTTGTCTTGCTTGAAGAACCACAAATGGCAAACGAATACCCATGATTTAATAATAACCCTTGAGGCTTGAGCTGAAGAGAAATAATTGTGTATTAGTTAAGCTGAAATGTTGTTATACGGAAAGTTTGAGATTTGAGTGTGAAGATCTTAGTGGTGTTGTATTGTATTTATAGCTTGGAAGCGGAGTGGAAAGCCATACATCTTAAATGTGAAATTCTGACTTGCTGACACAAGCTTATGGGTCCCACGCCATAAAAAATCATCAGAGAATCACATGGCTTTGTTAAGCAAGCTAAAACTCCACATAAAAATTGTGGTActtgttttgtttgttatcTGCCAGCGCAGTTCTATTGGAATGGTCCTTtcaaataatgataataaaagaGGAAGTAGTTAGTACAACTCCAGAGACAGAGTGTGCAAAACCGAGTGCCGTACGCTGAAAAAGGAAAGCCTGGTACTTCTACCCATGTGGTCCGTTGTCACTTGAGTTTGTTTTCTAACAAGATGACGGAAAAGGactacaaaatattatataaataaaaagataaggttgtaatatattatttaaatttttttattttttgattaagATTAGAtaagtttattattttactatCTATCTTTCAATTTCTTTCAGTAATTTtgaggtttttttttaattaaccattttttaaaaattatttattaataaattctcttttcaaaatatataccaGTCTACCTTCTTTTTTGGTAC
It includes:
- the LOC101511150 gene encoding auxin-responsive protein SAUR21-like; protein product: MGIRLPFVVLQARQIFKSTSTQPIHSRKQSNVPKGHMAVYVGELQKKRFVVPISYLNHPSFLDLLNRAEEEFGFNHPMGGLTIPCKEDAFINVTSQLSAL